One genomic segment of Bacteroides caccae includes these proteins:
- a CDS encoding acyltransferase has protein sequence MEKKTFKQRIKEKPSLKQAVYRLIMHPVKTRPNWWIRLFDFIYLKRGKGSVIYRSVRKDLPPFNHFFLGKYSVVEDFSCLNNAVGDLTIGDYTRVGLRNTIIGPVNIGNHVNLAQNVTVTGLNHNYQDVKKMIDEQGVNTQPVVIEDDVWVGANSVILPGVTLGKHCVVAAGSVVSHSVPSYSICAGCPAKVIKTYDFETKEWKKVEKTVSGNYK, from the coding sequence ATGGAGAAAAAGACATTTAAGCAACGAATTAAAGAAAAACCCAGTTTAAAGCAAGCAGTGTATCGGCTTATTATGCATCCTGTCAAAACTCGTCCAAACTGGTGGATACGCCTCTTTGATTTCATCTACCTGAAACGCGGAAAAGGCTCTGTGATCTATCGGAGTGTACGCAAAGATCTTCCTCCTTTCAACCATTTCTTTTTAGGAAAATATTCTGTGGTTGAAGATTTCTCCTGCCTTAATAATGCAGTTGGTGATTTGACTATCGGAGATTATACCCGTGTCGGATTAAGAAATACGATTATAGGTCCGGTCAATATCGGCAATCACGTTAATCTAGCCCAAAATGTGACCGTAACAGGACTCAATCATAATTATCAGGATGTGAAAAAGATGATCGACGAACAAGGGGTCAACACACAGCCCGTTGTTATTGAAGATGACGTATGGGTAGGCGCTAACTCAGTTATTCTTCCAGGAGTGACTTTAGGGAAGCACTGTGTAGTAGCTGCCGGAAGCGTAGTCAGCCATTCCGTACCTTCCTATTCTATATGTGCCGGATGTCCTGCAAAAGTTATCAAAACCTATGATTTTGAAACAAAAGAATGGAAAAAGGTGGAAAAAACAGTATCCGGTAATTATAAATAG
- a CDS encoding response regulator transcription factor, whose translation MKNNEVIRIAIAETSVIIRGGLTAALKRLPNAKVQPIELLSAEALHDCLRTQCPEMLIVNPTFGDYFDVNKFREEVSGKKIRLIALVTSFVDASLLSKYDESISIFDDLETLSKKIAGLLDMSSEEDEVDSQDALSQREKEIVICVVKGMTNKEIAEKLFLSIHTVITHRRNISKKLQIHSAAGLTIYAIVNKLVTLSDVKDL comes from the coding sequence ATGAAAAATAACGAAGTTATTCGAATAGCCATTGCAGAAACTTCTGTGATTATTCGTGGAGGACTGACTGCGGCATTGAAACGTCTTCCTAATGCAAAGGTGCAGCCAATAGAGTTACTTTCTGCTGAGGCTTTGCATGATTGCTTGCGGACACAATGCCCTGAAATGTTGATTGTAAATCCGACTTTTGGCGATTATTTTGACGTAAATAAGTTCCGGGAAGAAGTATCTGGCAAAAAGATACGTTTGATAGCATTGGTCACTTCTTTTGTGGATGCTTCATTGCTAAGTAAGTATGACGAGTCGATCTCCATATTCGATGATCTGGAAACTCTTTCCAAGAAAATTGCCGGTTTGTTGGATATGTCTTCGGAAGAGGATGAAGTGGATAGTCAGGACGCACTTAGCCAACGGGAGAAAGAGATTGTGATCTGTGTGGTAAAAGGTATGACTAATAAAGAAATTGCGGAAAAATTGTTTTTATCGATTCATACAGTGATTACTCACCGGAGGAATATTAGCAAAAAATTGCAAATACACAGTGCAGCTGGCCTGACTATCTATGCTATTGTAAATAAGCTGGTTACGCTTAGTGATGTGAAAGATTTGTAA
- a CDS encoding hemerythrin domain-containing protein produces the protein MDNLQKYKPTDKMIDLISDNYSLLQVMSRFGLSLGFGDKTVKEVCELNGVDCRTFLIVVNFIAEGFSRLDGDDGEISIPGLIDYLRQAHIYFLDFSLPAIRRKLIEAIDCSQDDVAFLILKFFDEYTKEVRKHMDYEEKTVFKYVDLLIKGDAPKNYQISTFSKHHDQVGEKLTELKNIIIKYCPAKANENLLNAALFDIYACEAGLESHCKVEDYIFVPAILKLERRIRENEK, from the coding sequence ATGGATAATTTACAGAAATATAAACCAACCGATAAGATGATTGATCTTATCAGTGATAACTATTCTTTGTTGCAAGTGATGAGCCGTTTCGGACTTTCGTTGGGATTTGGTGATAAAACGGTCAAAGAAGTTTGTGAACTTAACGGAGTAGACTGTCGGACTTTTCTTATTGTTGTCAACTTTATAGCTGAAGGTTTTTCCCGGTTGGATGGAGATGACGGAGAAATTTCCATTCCAGGATTGATAGATTATCTGCGTCAGGCGCATATTTATTTTCTTGATTTCTCCCTTCCCGCTATTCGTCGTAAACTGATTGAAGCGATAGACTGTTCTCAGGATGATGTCGCTTTTCTTATTCTCAAATTCTTCGATGAATATACAAAGGAGGTGCGCAAGCACATGGATTATGAAGAAAAAACAGTGTTTAAGTATGTGGATTTACTGATTAAAGGGGATGCTCCTAAAAACTACCAGATCAGTACGTTCTCTAAGCATCATGATCAAGTAGGGGAGAAGTTGACAGAACTGAAAAATATCATAATTAAATATTGCCCTGCCAAGGCGAACGAAAATTTGCTGAATGCAGCCCTTTTTGATATCTATGCTTGTGAGGCGGGATTGGAATCCCATTGCAAGGTTGAAGATTATATTTTTGTTCCTGCCATTCTGAAGTTGGAAAGGAGGATAAGAGAAAATGAAAAATAA
- a CDS encoding phosphoribosylaminoimidazolecarboxamide formyltransferase, translating into MANELELKYGCNPNQKPARIFMKDGELPIEVLNGRPGYINLLDAFNSWQLVKELKEATRLPAAASFKHVSPAGAAVAVEMNDTLKKIYFVDDVKLSPLATAYARARGADRMSSYGDFIALSDTCDEETARLINREVSDGVIAPDYTPEALEILKNKRKGTYNVIKIDPAYRPDSIEHKDVFGITFEQGRNELKIDESLLKEMPTQNQVIPADAKRDLIIALITLKYTQSNSVCYAKDGQAIGIGAGQQSRIHCTRLAGNKADIWYLRQHPKVMNLPWIEKIRRADRDNTIDIYISEDYDDVLADGIWQQFFTEKPEVLTREEKRAWLNTMTGVSLGSDAFFPFGDNIERAHKSGVSYIAQPGGSVRDDHVISTCDKYNMAMAFTGIRLFHH; encoded by the coding sequence ATGGCAAACGAACTCGAACTGAAATACGGCTGCAACCCTAACCAAAAGCCTGCCCGTATTTTCATGAAGGACGGCGAACTCCCCATTGAAGTACTGAACGGACGTCCCGGTTATATTAATCTGTTGGATGCATTCAACAGTTGGCAGTTAGTGAAAGAGCTAAAAGAAGCTACCAGGCTACCGGCTGCCGCTTCCTTTAAGCATGTAAGTCCAGCCGGCGCTGCCGTTGCAGTGGAAATGAATGATACACTCAAAAAGATTTATTTTGTAGATGATGTGAAGTTGTCCCCATTAGCCACCGCCTATGCACGCGCACGTGGTGCCGACCGTATGTCGTCGTATGGAGATTTCATCGCATTGTCCGATACCTGTGACGAAGAAACCGCACGCCTTATTAATCGTGAAGTATCTGACGGTGTGATTGCTCCGGATTATACTCCCGAAGCATTGGAAATTCTCAAAAACAAGAGAAAAGGTACATACAATGTAATCAAAATAGATCCGGCTTATCGTCCGGACTCTATTGAACACAAAGATGTTTTCGGCATAACCTTCGAACAGGGAAGAAACGAACTGAAAATTGACGAAAGTCTTTTGAAAGAAATGCCGACACAGAATCAAGTAATTCCTGCCGATGCAAAACGTGATTTGATTATTGCTTTAATCACTTTAAAATATACGCAATCCAACTCTGTATGTTATGCTAAAGACGGACAGGCTATCGGCATTGGCGCCGGACAGCAGTCACGTATTCATTGCACACGCCTCGCCGGAAATAAAGCAGACATCTGGTATCTACGCCAACATCCGAAAGTGATGAACCTGCCTTGGATTGAAAAAATCCGTCGTGCAGACCGTGACAATACGATTGATATATACATATCAGAAGATTATGATGATGTATTAGCAGACGGCATATGGCAACAGTTTTTCACTGAAAAACCGGAAGTACTGACTCGCGAAGAAAAACGTGCATGGTTGAACACAATGACAGGAGTATCTTTGGGATCAGACGCTTTCTTCCCCTTTGGAGATAACATCGAACGAGCACATAAGAGCGGTGTCAGCTACATAGCACAGCCAGGTGGTTCTGTACGCGACGACCATGTTATCAGCACTTGCGACAAATATAATATGGCAATGGCATTTACAGGAATTCGTTTATTCCACCATTAA
- a CDS encoding LruC domain-containing protein: protein MRNLKYFSFGIISLIFASCIEEKNLSTQNEEDLENAELGLSTDFSLKTERSISITATDGEGKTQKGVKMGIFASQPYTGEGIISVEPIFVGYTDASGKLNADVVVANNLSKVFVAPLTAGYGQVQEVDVRNVSSLNFRGVAFPQAATVTRAAADEIPQIFGPISGLYQLFIPYKNDEVNENGIPVQGGCSLVSKEQLSPALINKIDSWYPEKKNVQIADLSKNSDLRIVDEDGAQVWVTYVGDGGFCVDNQTVYNSLLYYNYKEGDLKSDVYKLHMTMLLPNTNQLQCPSGLKVQLLYWDGSKYSKVFPNGTRIGFAVARAGFKKDGTAITDKLAYSFKNTMSPAVNGDVNGMYYSTPELNTWGKTQAVTRELDGYNCCVTGFDIRPFGDRKADYDFNDVMVKVTATPEKAIKPGEDIPVDEDVTVAESIHGTLAFEDQWPNPGDYDLNDFVVNYTYSVYKNVDNKINGIQMRFRPIAKGAASYTKIGFGIELPLASNDIDVAEVEGAILESGDSNATFIIWEDISKPFAGGETGFINTEKGSSFVSAEELVVTIPLKAVTSNVSMMKFNPFIFVNKRSHEIHLTDFAPTSKMDMNLLGNGKDCSDVSKGIYFRMKDMYCWALDFPRTSADEAAWRYPKEKSSVVKAYKNYNKWVTNKTDLSWFDSTIPGNVDGSELY, encoded by the coding sequence ATGAGAAATTTAAAGTATTTTTCTTTTGGAATCATCAGTCTGATTTTCGCTTCATGTATAGAAGAAAAAAACTTATCTACTCAGAATGAGGAAGATCTGGAAAATGCAGAACTTGGTTTATCTACAGATTTTTCTCTAAAAACAGAGAGGAGCATATCTATTACTGCTACTGACGGAGAAGGAAAAACACAGAAAGGTGTAAAAATGGGGATATTTGCAAGTCAACCTTACACGGGAGAAGGAATTATCTCTGTCGAACCTATTTTTGTTGGATATACAGATGCTTCCGGTAAATTGAATGCGGATGTAGTCGTCGCCAATAATCTTTCTAAAGTCTTTGTTGCTCCACTTACTGCAGGATATGGGCAGGTGCAGGAAGTGGATGTACGGAATGTTAGCTCATTAAATTTTCGTGGAGTTGCTTTCCCGCAGGCTGCTACTGTGACTCGTGCTGCTGCAGATGAAATTCCACAGATTTTTGGTCCAATCAGCGGCCTTTATCAATTATTTATTCCTTATAAAAATGACGAAGTGAATGAGAATGGTATACCTGTTCAGGGAGGTTGCTCGTTGGTGTCAAAAGAACAACTTTCTCCGGCATTGATTAATAAGATTGATAGTTGGTATCCGGAAAAAAAGAATGTTCAGATAGCGGATTTATCAAAGAATTCTGATTTGAGAATTGTTGATGAGGACGGAGCTCAGGTTTGGGTGACTTATGTTGGAGACGGTGGTTTCTGTGTGGATAATCAAACTGTTTATAATTCATTGCTGTATTATAATTATAAAGAGGGAGATTTAAAAAGTGATGTTTATAAACTTCACATGACTATGTTACTGCCTAACACAAATCAGTTGCAATGTCCGTCAGGCTTAAAAGTTCAGTTGCTTTATTGGGATGGCTCAAAATATAGTAAGGTTTTTCCAAATGGTACACGAATCGGGTTTGCCGTTGCGCGTGCCGGATTTAAAAAAGACGGTACTGCTATAACAGATAAACTTGCATATAGTTTTAAGAATACGATGAGTCCTGCCGTTAATGGGGATGTGAATGGAATGTATTACTCTACTCCAGAATTGAATACATGGGGCAAAACTCAAGCAGTAACTCGTGAATTGGACGGCTATAATTGTTGTGTGACAGGTTTTGATATCCGTCCTTTTGGAGACAGGAAGGCTGATTATGATTTCAATGATGTAATGGTAAAGGTAACGGCTACTCCTGAAAAAGCTATTAAGCCGGGTGAAGATATTCCAGTTGATGAAGATGTGACTGTGGCTGAATCAATTCATGGTACGTTAGCTTTCGAAGATCAATGGCCTAATCCCGGTGATTATGATTTAAATGACTTTGTAGTGAACTATACATATAGTGTCTATAAAAATGTGGATAATAAAATTAACGGTATCCAAATGCGGTTTAGACCGATTGCTAAGGGTGCGGCAAGTTATACAAAAATTGGTTTTGGGATAGAACTACCGTTGGCTTCGAATGATATTGATGTAGCAGAAGTAGAGGGAGCTATTTTAGAAAGTGGAGACTCAAACGCTACTTTCATTATTTGGGAAGATATAAGTAAACCTTTTGCTGGTGGTGAAACAGGTTTTATCAATACAGAAAAAGGCTCTTCTTTTGTTTCGGCAGAAGAGTTGGTTGTGACTATCCCATTAAAAGCAGTAACTAGCAATGTTTCTATGATGAAGTTTAATCCGTTTATATTTGTCAATAAGCGTTCGCATGAGATTCATTTAACGGATTTTGCTCCGACATCAAAAATGGATATGAATTTGTTGGGAAACGGGAAAGATTGTTCGGATGTATCGAAAGGTATTTATTTCCGAATGAAAGATATGTATTGTTGGGCATTGGATTTTCCACGAACTTCTGCAGATGAAGCGGCATGGAGATATCCGAAAGAAAAATCATCAGTGGTAAAAGCTTATAAGAATTACAATAAATGGGTAACAAACAAGACAGATTTATCTTGGTTTGACTCTACTATTCCGGGTAATGTAGATGGAAGTGAATTGTATTAA
- the fldA gene encoding flavodoxin FldA, whose protein sequence is MNKIGVFYGSTTGTTEDVARRIAEKLNVPSAHIFEVSKLTEALVNEYDVLVLGSSTWGAGELQDDWYDGVNVLKKCDLSHKYVALFGCGDSDSYSDTFCDAIGIIYEDLKDAHCKFCGAVDTAGYTFDSSIAVVDGKFIGLPIDEVNEDNQTEERISAWAEQVKQEIS, encoded by the coding sequence ATGAATAAAATTGGAGTATTTTATGGTTCCACAACCGGAACAACCGAAGACGTCGCCCGTCGAATTGCAGAGAAACTAAATGTTCCTTCCGCACATATTTTTGAAGTATCTAAACTTACAGAGGCTTTAGTCAATGAGTATGATGTACTTGTGCTAGGCAGCTCTACTTGGGGAGCCGGCGAACTGCAAGACGATTGGTATGACGGAGTAAATGTTTTAAAGAAATGCGATTTGTCTCATAAATATGTAGCCTTGTTCGGTTGCGGTGATTCCGACTCATATAGCGATACATTCTGCGATGCCATCGGGATTATTTATGAAGACCTGAAAGACGCGCATTGCAAATTCTGCGGAGCAGTAGATACGGCCGGATACACATTCGATTCTTCCATAGCGGTCGTAGACGGCAAATTTATCGGACTTCCAATTGATGAAGTCAACGAAGACAATCAGACAGAGGAACGTATCAGTGCGTGGGCTGAACAAGTAAAACAAGAAATAAGCTAA
- a CDS encoding DUF2023 family protein codes for MATKRIIPGEIRIFLNHIYEFKKGIRNMVLYTMSKEHEDFAVRRLKNQNISYMIQEIGTNKINLFFGKPECMEAMRHIITRPLNQLTAEEDFILGTMLGYDLCQQCKRYCNKKRGIKIAV; via the coding sequence ATGGCTACCAAAAGAATCATTCCCGGTGAAATCCGGATTTTCCTCAATCATATTTATGAGTTTAAGAAAGGTATACGTAACATGGTACTTTATACAATGAGTAAAGAACATGAAGACTTTGCCGTGCGCCGGTTGAAGAACCAAAACATCAGCTATATGATACAGGAGATAGGTACTAATAAAATCAACCTGTTTTTTGGTAAACCCGAATGTATGGAAGCTATGCGACATATTATCACTCGTCCTTTAAATCAATTGACAGCTGAAGAAGATTTCATTTTAGGAACAATGCTGGGATATGATCTTTGCCAGCAATGCAAACGCTATTGCAACAAAAAAAGAGGTATTAAGATTGCTGTTTAA
- a CDS encoding cation diffusion facilitator family transporter, whose product MSREKILIRTSWVSTIGNAILSASKIIIGLFVGSLAVLGDGIDSATDVIISIVMIFTARIMNRPPSKKYVFGYEKAEGIATKILSLVIFYAGMQMLLSSVANIFSDATKEVPSAIAIYVTVFSIIGKLLLAHYQYKQGKRIDSSMLTANAINMRNDVIISSGVLVGLVFTFIFKLPILDSITGLIISLFIIKSSVSIFIDSNVELMDGVKDVNVYNKIFEAVEEVPGASNPHRVRSRMIGNLYMITLDIEVNPQITITQAHEIAESVEKSIKSSIDNVYDILVHVEPAGECQTNEKFGIDKDMVEKTINKP is encoded by the coding sequence ATGTCACGAGAGAAAATATTAATCAGAACTTCCTGGGTAAGTACAATTGGCAACGCCATACTTTCCGCATCAAAAATCATTATCGGATTATTTGTAGGTAGTTTGGCTGTACTCGGTGACGGTATTGATTCGGCAACCGATGTAATCATCTCTATCGTAATGATTTTCACTGCACGCATCATGAACCGCCCACCTTCAAAAAAGTATGTATTCGGCTATGAGAAGGCGGAAGGAATCGCAACCAAAATCCTGTCGCTCGTAATATTTTATGCCGGTATGCAAATGTTGTTATCCTCCGTTGCCAACATCTTTTCGGATGCAACGAAAGAGGTTCCCTCGGCTATTGCGATATATGTTACTGTATTCTCTATCATTGGAAAGCTCTTGTTGGCCCATTATCAGTATAAACAAGGAAAAAGAATTGATAGCTCCATGCTGACAGCAAATGCGATCAATATGCGTAATGACGTTATTATCTCATCCGGAGTTTTGGTAGGACTGGTCTTTACCTTTATATTCAAACTACCGATACTCGATTCAATCACAGGATTAATAATCAGTCTCTTTATTATAAAATCGTCTGTCAGTATCTTTATTGATTCTAACGTCGAACTAATGGACGGTGTTAAAGATGTGAATGTATATAACAAGATCTTTGAAGCCGTAGAGGAAGTCCCCGGCGCAAGCAACCCGCACCGTGTAAGGTCAAGAATGATAGGGAATCTTTATATGATTACCCTCGATATAGAGGTTAATCCACAAATTACCATCACACAAGCCCATGAGATTGCAGAATCGGTGGAAAAAAGCATAAAAAGTTCCATAGATAACGTTTATGACATTCTTGTACACGTAGAACCTGCCGGTGAATGCCAGACAAATGAAAAATTCGGAATAGATAAAGATATGGTCGAAAAAACAATAAATAAACCATAA